Proteins from a single region of Butyrivibrio fibrisolvens:
- a CDS encoding aldose epimerase family protein yields MSVKREFVGETDKGQAVYLFHITNKNDMEVTVLNYGINIQNVFVKDNNGNKCDVVLGFDDLEGYKDNKPTLGSTIGPSANRVEGGKYTIAGKEYHLPLNENGINNLHTDFDNGFHKTVWDSEEGDNLVRFTYKAKDGELGFPGNREFTVEVSLSDDNELTLHYHADSDADTLINVTNHTYFNLGGSGSGKILGHVLQLNSHYFTPVKDKGSIPSGEKREVKGTPLDFTTPKTIGQDINSDYEQVALANGYDHNFIIDGGVDEVGNATGQMREFAIVTNPATGITMHASTNLPGFQFYSANFLKDLVGKNGYEYGQYDGLCLETQTFPNGVNTPSFPSPVYGPERPYDAVTVYKFN; encoded by the coding sequence ATGAGCGTAAAGAGAGAATTTGTAGGGGAAACAGACAAGGGACAGGCAGTATATCTTTTCCATATTACTAATAAAAATGATATGGAAGTTACAGTCCTTAATTATGGTATCAACATTCAGAATGTCTTTGTAAAAGACAATAATGGCAACAAGTGCGATGTAGTTCTTGGATTCGATGATCTTGAGGGCTACAAGGACAACAAGCCTACACTTGGATCAACTATAGGACCATCTGCTAACCGTGTTGAGGGTGGTAAGTATACTATTGCAGGTAAGGAATATCATCTTCCTCTTAACGAGAATGGTATAAATAACCTTCACACAGATTTTGACAATGGTTTCCACAAGACTGTATGGGACAGCGAAGAAGGCGATAATCTTGTAAGATTTACCTATAAGGCTAAAGACGGAGAGCTTGGCTTCCCTGGAAACCGTGAGTTCACAGTTGAAGTTTCACTTTCAGATGATAATGAGCTTACACTTCATTATCATGCAGACAGTGATGCAGATACTCTTATAAATGTAACTAACCATACATATTTCAATCTTGGTGGAAGCGGAAGCGGCAAGATTCTTGGTCACGTTCTTCAGCTTAACTCCCACTACTTCACACCTGTTAAGGATAAAGGTTCTATTCCGTCAGGTGAGAAGCGCGAAGTTAAGGGAACTCCACTTGATTTCACAACTCCTAAGACAATTGGACAGGATATCAATTCTGATTATGAGCAGGTTGCACTTGCAAATGGTTATGATCATAACTTTATTATCGACGGCGGCGTTGATGAAGTTGGAAATGCTACAGGACAGATGCGTGAGTTTGCTATAGTAACAAATCCTGCAACAGGAATCACAATGCATGCATCAACTAACCTTCCGGGATTCCAGTTCTATTCTGCTAACTTCCTTAAGGATCTTGTGGGTAAGAATGGATATGAGTATGGTCAGTATGATGGACTTTGCCTTGAAACACAGACATTTCCAAATGGAGTTAATACTCCTTCATTCCCAAGCCCTGTATATGGACCGGAGCGTCCATATGATGCTGTAACAGTTTATAAGTTCAACTAA
- a CDS encoding DUF5711 family protein, with protein MAEVRNFRDYSRYFRNSDAPDEDAGASFSREPSYQEKIRNHRLIVFYRTIFLLIVSISLIVFIYMNWHNKVYSESRVLSTTSLTGMSGVTVMPLGQNILRYSKDGINCLSADGRALWNMTYDMQSPVVRICGETVAVGDYNGNTIYVANSEGTLGSFGTNLPIRDFCVSEQGVVAVILDDDDITRIKLFDTSGKELAAIKATMANSGYPTSVSISPNGELLAVCYLKEASGSMQTRVTFFNFGAVGQNETDNMVSSFKYEDTIIPYDVFLNASTNMAVSDKSIIFYKGEDVPNDPVVSDIGESEIMSVYNSDSYAGIVSAGTAEEGAYKLTVYNTSGKQILEKYFDLAYTDLFFSDDQFVIYNDKQWQLYGIDGTLRFEGEFDESIRAIIPGPSRSRFTIVTSDSLDQIELR; from the coding sequence ATGGCAGAAGTCAGAAACTTTAGAGATTACAGCAGATATTTTAGAAATTCAGATGCACCGGACGAAGATGCCGGTGCATCTTTTTCCAGAGAGCCATCTTATCAGGAAAAGATAAGAAATCACAGACTTATAGTTTTTTACAGAACTATTTTTCTTCTGATAGTATCAATATCCCTGATAGTATTTATTTATATGAACTGGCACAATAAGGTGTATTCGGAGTCACGTGTACTTAGCACTACCTCTCTTACCGGAATGTCAGGTGTTACAGTTATGCCTCTTGGACAAAATATCCTTAGATATAGTAAAGATGGTATCAACTGTTTGTCTGCGGATGGAAGAGCTCTTTGGAATATGACCTATGATATGCAGTCACCTGTAGTGAGAATCTGTGGAGAAACAGTTGCTGTAGGTGATTACAATGGCAATACTATCTATGTAGCTAACTCAGAAGGAACACTTGGAAGTTTTGGAACGAATCTTCCTATAAGAGATTTCTGTGTATCTGAGCAGGGCGTTGTTGCCGTAATACTTGATGATGATGACATTACCAGAATTAAACTTTTTGATACTTCCGGTAAAGAGCTTGCGGCCATAAAAGCAACTATGGCTAACAGTGGATACCCTACAAGTGTTTCCATATCTCCTAATGGAGAACTGCTTGCGGTATGCTATCTGAAAGAGGCAAGCGGATCTATGCAGACCAGAGTTACCTTTTTTAACTTTGGAGCTGTAGGTCAGAATGAAACGGATAATATGGTTAGTTCTTTTAAATATGAAGATACGATCATCCCTTATGATGTCTTTTTGAATGCATCTACCAATATGGCGGTATCTGATAAGAGTATTATTTTTTACAAGGGTGAGGATGTTCCTAATGATCCTGTGGTAAGTGACATTGGTGAGAGTGAGATCATGAGCGTGTACAATAGTGACTCATACGCAGGCATCGTTAGCGCGGGAACAGCAGAAGAAGGTGCGTATAAACTTACGGTTTATAATACATCAGGTAAGCAGATCCTGGAAAAATACTTTGATCTTGCTTATACAGATCTGTTCTTCTCGGATGATCAGTTCGTTATATATAACGACAAGCAGTGGCAGCTTTATGGTATAGATGGAACTCTTCGTTTTGAAGGAGAGTTTGATGAAAGTATCAGAGCCATTATCCCGGGACCAAGCAGAAGCAGATTTACGATCGTTACATCTGATTCACTAGATCAGATAGAGCTCAGATAG
- a CDS encoding DUF6465 family protein, with translation MAEESSTQVRPTATIKSIVKAAVIEQSEKAAALAKDAEAKKQEVGVKVVEVKNIAAKKAEDVKDAAVKKVETAKKDTEKKAEKAKKTVAKTAKKVEKAADKKVKEVKKEAAKTAKKVTKDTTKKAAAAKKTVAKKAETAKKDVKKVEKTVAKKAEATKKTVEKKAAVAKKTVEKKATVAKKTVAKKAETAKKTVAKKASVAAKTVAKKVADVKAANEPKVKLVLQYRDYDVEQSVLLKNAKASLGKKYDELKKLDLYVKPEEGRVYYVADEQLGSFDL, from the coding sequence ATGGCAGAAGAGAGTAGCACACAGGTAAGACCTACAGCAACTATCAAATCTATTGTTAAAGCAGCTGTTATAGAGCAAAGCGAGAAGGCAGCAGCACTTGCAAAAGATGCTGAAGCTAAGAAACAGGAAGTTGGTGTTAAGGTTGTAGAAGTTAAGAATATAGCAGCTAAAAAAGCTGAAGACGTAAAGGATGCAGCAGTAAAGAAAGTAGAAACAGCTAAAAAGGATACAGAAAAAAAGGCAGAAAAAGCTAAGAAGACTGTAGCCAAAACGGCTAAAAAGGTAGAAAAAGCTGCTGACAAGAAAGTGAAGGAAGTAAAGAAAGAGGCAGCTAAGACTGCAAAGAAAGTTACAAAAGATACTACAAAGAAGGCAGCAGCTGCTAAAAAGACTGTAGCTAAGAAGGCTGAGACAGCAAAGAAGGATGTAAAAAAGGTTGAAAAGACAGTAGCTAAAAAAGCAGAGGCAACTAAGAAGACTGTAGAAAAGAAAGCTGCTGTAGCTAAGAAAACAGTAGAAAAGAAGGCGACTGTAGCTAAAAAGACAGTAGCTAAGAAAGCTGAGACAGCTAAGAAGACAGTAGCTAAGAAGGCATCTGTAGCAGCAAAGACAGTTGCTAAGAAGGTGGCTGATGTTAAGGCTGCAAATGAGCCTAAGGTTAAACTTGTTCTCCAGTACAGAGACTATGATGTTGAGCAGAGCGTTCTTTTAAAGAATGCAAAGGCAAGCCTTGGCAAGAAGTATGATGAGCTTAAGAAACTGGATCTTTATGTAAAACCTGAAGAAGGCAGAGTTTATTATGTAGCAGACGAGCAGCTTGGAAGCTTTGATCTGTGA